One genomic segment of candidate division KSB1 bacterium includes these proteins:
- a CDS encoding T9SS type A sorting domain-containing protein, with protein MKATPDGHWAYVSSAATRQVFVVNLVLRKVEKVLQVRYGPTELAISPDGSFVYVSCSLSGYDQMEYISVIATKDHTPFHEIPTGVAPLGIAFTPDGKWALVTNPAVGDAAGGTVTLIDATTHSIQGTLTIGGTPAGVAVEPTGHYAYVTNTIGGSVAVIDLQATPPAVVGTVDLGALTTPTAIAVSPDGSEAQLTNSFLGMVTILDLSNPAAPVVKGQVAVGTLPTDVLYSPNPHYSYVSNTGSNTLSVIDNTAVPPAVVATVDLGDVHPRGIDVVRQGPAEVDLRPTGGLPNMFMWIPASQRSYTWHIEIPIDPSSAVEAELILTARDIDGTGEANLVVNGHAIPLTADIVSHGYAAAATAYLPLDISYLLPGNNFVTMSMPALSDGFLVQDVVIRLRFAGSTALLKRLSQPPEVQPNALPGLVENFVLSGNFPNPFNPSTTIDFQIPKDSRVTITVFNSNGQLIRTLVDGDLQAGAHRVQWDGLDDQGNHVAAGIHLCRMKAGDFMDTKRMIMVK; from the coding sequence GTGAAGGCTACTCCTGACGGCCACTGGGCCTATGTGAGCAGTGCCGCCACCCGGCAGGTGTTCGTGGTGAACCTGGTCTTGCGCAAGGTCGAAAAGGTGCTCCAGGTACGTTACGGCCCTACCGAGTTGGCCATCAGCCCGGATGGTTCCTTTGTCTACGTCAGCTGCTCACTTTCCGGCTACGACCAGATGGAGTACATCTCGGTCATCGCCACCAAGGATCACACTCCGTTCCACGAAATCCCCACGGGGGTGGCGCCATTGGGAATTGCTTTCACGCCGGATGGCAAGTGGGCGCTGGTGACCAACCCTGCAGTAGGTGACGCAGCGGGCGGCACCGTGACCCTCATCGATGCCACCACCCACTCCATCCAGGGGACGCTTACCATCGGTGGCACGCCAGCCGGGGTAGCGGTGGAGCCGACGGGTCACTACGCCTACGTCACCAACACCATCGGTGGCTCCGTGGCGGTGATCGACCTCCAGGCTACCCCACCGGCAGTGGTGGGCACGGTTGACCTGGGGGCGCTGACCACGCCTACGGCCATCGCCGTGTCGCCGGACGGAAGCGAGGCGCAGCTCACCAATAGCTTCTTGGGAATGGTCACCATCCTGGACCTCAGCAACCCTGCGGCACCGGTGGTGAAAGGGCAGGTTGCGGTGGGCACCCTTCCCACCGACGTCCTCTATTCCCCCAACCCTCACTACTCCTACGTGAGCAACACCGGGAGCAACACGTTGTCGGTAATCGACAACACGGCCGTGCCACCCGCAGTGGTGGCAACCGTCGATTTGGGCGATGTGCACCCGCGCGGGATTGACGTCGTTCGCCAAGGGCCGGCCGAGGTGGATCTGCGACCGACGGGTGGCCTTCCGAACATGTTCATGTGGATTCCAGCATCGCAACGCTCTTACACGTGGCACATCGAGATCCCCATCGATCCCTCCTCGGCTGTGGAGGCAGAGCTCATCCTCACAGCTCGGGACATCGATGGGACCGGTGAGGCGAACCTCGTGGTGAACGGTCATGCAATTCCACTGACCGCGGACATAGTCTCGCACGGCTACGCAGCTGCAGCAACCGCGTACCTGCCACTGGACATCAGCTACCTTCTGCCGGGAAACAACTTCGTCACCATGAGCATGCCCGCGCTGAGCGATGGGTTCCTGGTGCAGGACGTCGTCATCAGGCTGCGCTTTGCCGGTTCGACGGCGCTGCTCAAGAGACTCTCACAGCCGCCAGAGGTCCAGCCCAACGCTTTGCCTGGACTGGTCGAGAACTTTGTGCTCTCGGGCAACTTCCCGAACCCGTTCAACCCCTCGACCACCATCGATTTCCAGATCCCGAAGGACTCGCGCGTCACGATCACGGTCTTTAACAGCAACGGGCAGCTCATCCGCACGCTGGTCGACGGGGACCTCCAGGCAGGGGCCCACAGGGTGCAGTGGGATGGTCTGGACGACCAAGGCAATCATGTGGCCGCCGGCATCCACCTCTGCCGCATGAAGGCCGGGGACTTTATGGACACCAAGCGCATGATCATGGTGAAGTAG
- a CDS encoding DNA polymerase IV, whose amino-acid sequence MRRMILHLDMDAFFAAIEQLDHPELRGKPVVVGADPKGGKGRGVVATCSYEARAFGLRSAMPISQAYRLCPHAVFLPVRGERSAEVSAQVMEVLGEFSPLIEQVSIDEAFVDLSGTEKLLGPPREVGMRIKQEVRRRTGLTASVGIAPNKFVAKIASDLRKPDGLVVVEEHEVRDFLWPLPVGKLWGVGEKTRPHLERLGLRTIGDVARQSASFLQERFGANGLHLWRLANGIDDRPVVPTTAAKSMSKETTFERDTDDGELLHATLIALADAVARGLRQEKLRGCTVTLKIRLEDFTTFMRSRTLEEPTNSSELISATAAELLRSFDRGTKKVRLLGVGVSALVREGTTQLGLFDEGPRSKIDEAIDLVRDRFGEEAIFRASSIRPRRGQGRRHSGKLQK is encoded by the coding sequence ATGCGCCGGATGATTCTCCATTTGGACATGGACGCGTTCTTTGCTGCCATCGAGCAGCTGGACCATCCGGAGCTGCGCGGCAAGCCGGTGGTGGTCGGTGCGGATCCCAAGGGTGGCAAGGGACGCGGCGTGGTCGCCACCTGCAGCTACGAGGCGCGGGCCTTTGGTCTCCGCTCGGCCATGCCGATCTCGCAGGCCTACCGTCTCTGCCCGCATGCAGTGTTCCTGCCGGTGCGCGGGGAACGCTCCGCGGAGGTCTCCGCGCAGGTGATGGAGGTGTTGGGCGAATTCAGCCCGCTGATTGAACAGGTTTCGATCGACGAGGCCTTTGTGGACCTCTCGGGCACCGAGAAGCTACTCGGTCCGCCGCGAGAAGTGGGCATGCGCATCAAGCAGGAGGTACGCCGGCGCACAGGGCTGACTGCCTCGGTGGGGATTGCCCCGAACAAGTTTGTGGCCAAAATTGCCTCCGACCTGCGCAAACCGGACGGCCTCGTGGTGGTGGAAGAGCACGAAGTCAGGGATTTCCTCTGGCCGCTGCCGGTGGGCAAACTGTGGGGCGTCGGTGAGAAAACGCGGCCACACCTGGAACGCTTGGGACTGCGCACTATTGGTGATGTGGCGCGGCAATCAGCCTCGTTCTTGCAGGAAAGGTTTGGAGCGAATGGATTGCATCTGTGGCGACTGGCCAACGGCATCGACGACCGGCCCGTGGTACCCACAACGGCCGCCAAGTCCATGAGCAAGGAGACGACCTTCGAGCGCGATACCGACGACGGAGAACTTTTGCATGCCACACTGATTGCTTTGGCGGACGCTGTGGCGCGGGGTTTGCGGCAGGAAAAGCTGCGCGGCTGCACGGTGACGCTGAAGATTAGGCTCGAGGACTTTACAACCTTCATGCGCAGCCGCACCTTGGAGGAGCCGACGAATTCCTCGGAGCTCATCAGTGCCACGGCAGCGGAGTTGCTGCGCAGCTTCGACCGTGGCACCAAGAAGGTGCGCCTGTTGGGCGTGGGAGTCTCCGCACTGGTGAGGGAGGGTACCACACAGCTCGGCCTGTTCGATGAGGGTCCGCGCAGCAAGATCGACGAGGCCATCGACCTTGTGCGCGACCGCTTTGGCGAGGAGGCCATCTTTCGGGCAAGCTCCATCCGGCCACGCAGAGGCCAGGGCCGGCGGCACTCCGGGAAATTACAGAAATGA
- a CDS encoding B12-binding domain-containing radical SAM protein, with protein sequence MARLVLVNQWVEGISNNKPPLGLGYLVSYLKRYLGFADVEVVNTGAGVFEQIRAARPELVGFTAYSANYAAVLRLVRRVKDELGVVTLMGGPHLTALPQSLDPCVDVGVIGEGEQTLLELTRLYLDRGRLAAADLASIAGIAFHADGGVRVTAPRAPIFPLDAIPMPDREALHIERFLKPSPILMNNEYLRGTTMLTSRGCPFKCIYCHVAAKWGRPRFHSAERVAEEVELLVKRYGVQGIYIADDLFTANPTRVQHIIAGLDERGVLGKVRFFADLRANLVNDRLMALLREMGVVKISLGLESGSDRVLAYLKRGDVTVAQNREAVAIANRHGIGCYCCFMLGAPNETREDIRLTQELIKEILDAHPQNFCQVSVTTPLPGTGLWEYAVARGIISTPVDWRQFSLNPELSLQPDFYVNEEIPFAEFQKLVRQTVEIAGSRRLPGILRNLSAHYVLQALRRPRLATRIVLDYLKHH encoded by the coding sequence GTGGCGCGCCTGGTGTTGGTGAACCAGTGGGTTGAAGGGATTAGCAACAACAAGCCCCCGTTAGGCCTGGGCTACCTCGTTTCCTACCTGAAGCGCTACTTAGGCTTCGCGGACGTGGAGGTAGTCAATACCGGGGCCGGTGTGTTCGAACAGATTCGTGCTGCCCGCCCGGAGCTGGTCGGCTTCACCGCCTACTCTGCCAACTATGCTGCCGTCCTGCGCTTGGTGCGGCGGGTCAAAGACGAACTGGGCGTGGTGACCCTCATGGGCGGTCCGCACCTGACCGCCCTGCCGCAGAGCCTGGACCCCTGCGTGGACGTGGGCGTGATCGGCGAAGGGGAGCAGACGCTGCTGGAGCTGACGCGCCTGTACCTGGACAGGGGTAGACTCGCAGCGGCGGACCTGGCCTCGATTGCAGGGATTGCCTTCCATGCAGATGGCGGGGTGCGGGTCACTGCACCGCGCGCCCCGATCTTTCCCCTCGACGCTATTCCCATGCCGGACCGCGAGGCGCTGCACATCGAGCGCTTCCTGAAGCCAAGCCCCATCCTCATGAACAACGAATACCTGCGGGGCACGACGATGCTGACCTCACGCGGCTGCCCATTCAAGTGCATCTACTGCCATGTGGCAGCCAAGTGGGGGCGGCCGCGCTTCCATTCCGCCGAGCGCGTTGCCGAGGAGGTGGAGCTGCTGGTCAAGCGCTACGGCGTGCAGGGGATCTACATTGCCGATGACCTTTTCACCGCCAATCCGACGCGCGTGCAGCACATCATCGCCGGCCTTGACGAGCGCGGCGTGCTGGGCAAGGTGCGCTTCTTCGCCGACCTGCGCGCCAACTTGGTCAACGACCGGCTGATGGCCTTGCTGCGCGAGATGGGAGTGGTGAAAATCTCCCTGGGTCTGGAGTCCGGGTCGGACAGGGTGCTCGCCTATCTGAAAAGGGGCGACGTCACCGTGGCCCAGAACCGGGAAGCGGTGGCTATTGCCAATCGGCATGGCATCGGCTGCTACTGCTGCTTCATGCTCGGCGCGCCCAATGAGACGCGCGAGGATATCCGGTTGACTCAGGAGCTCATCAAAGAGATTCTGGACGCCCACCCGCAGAACTTCTGCCAAGTCTCGGTAACCACGCCGCTCCCGGGCACAGGGCTGTGGGAGTACGCGGTCGCGCGCGGGATCATCAGCACCCCGGTGGATTGGCGACAGTTCAGCCTGAACCCGGAGCTGAGCCTGCAGCCGGACTTTTACGTGAACGAAGAGATCCCCTTTGCCGAGTTCCAGAAGTTGGTGCGGCAGACCGTGGAGATCGCCGGCAGCCGTCGTTTGCCGGGCATTCTGCGGAACCTCTCGGCGCACTATGTGCTCCAGGCGCTGCGGCGACCCAGGCTGGCGACGCGCATCGTGCTCGACTACCTCAAGCACCATTAG
- a CDS encoding tRNA 2-thiocytidine(32) synthetase TtcA — translation MTERRSKLHHKLIGLVDKAVRDYQLISSGDRILVAVSGGADSMSMLFLLAERVAVYGLSISLVPVYLDMGFTPAAAENVARMSSFFSRFTSSYHAESTRFGPEANREGAGKNPCFLCSRLRRKRLFEIAEAQGCNKIALGHHKDDIIETFLINVLYGRELSTMVPRQEVFRGRFYIVRPLAYVWERGLKALAREQHFPTIEEGCPNEPLSKRAYVKKLLAQLERDHRGTKENIFKALGHVRTGYLLG, via the coding sequence ATGACCGAGCGTCGCAGCAAACTGCACCACAAACTGATCGGCCTTGTCGACAAGGCGGTGCGCGACTATCAACTGATCTCTTCTGGAGATCGGATACTGGTCGCCGTGTCCGGCGGGGCGGACTCGATGAGCATGCTCTTTCTGCTCGCAGAGCGGGTGGCCGTGTACGGGCTGAGCATCAGCCTGGTGCCGGTCTACTTGGACATGGGTTTCACCCCAGCCGCCGCAGAGAATGTGGCGCGCATGTCCTCTTTCTTCTCTCGGTTTACAAGCTCCTATCACGCCGAGAGCACACGTTTCGGGCCGGAAGCCAACAGGGAGGGGGCCGGAAAGAATCCCTGCTTCCTCTGTTCGCGCCTGCGCCGCAAGCGCCTCTTCGAGATCGCCGAGGCCCAGGGATGCAACAAGATCGCCCTCGGCCACCACAAGGACGACATCATCGAGACCTTTTTGATAAACGTCTTGTACGGTCGGGAACTCAGCACCATGGTCCCCAGGCAAGAAGTCTTTCGGGGGCGGTTCTACATAGTGCGCCCGCTGGCCTATGTGTGGGAACGCGGCCTCAAAGCCCTTGCCCGGGAGCAGCACTTTCCTACCATCGAGGAAGGCTGTCCCAATGAGCCCCTCTCCAAGCGGGCCTATGTGAAGAAACTGCTGGCGCAGCTGGAGCGCGACCACCGCGGCACCAAGGAGAATATCTTCAAGGCACTTGGGCATGTGCGCACCGGCTACCTGCTCGGCTAA
- a CDS encoding oligosaccharide flippase family protein → MVFASIKRLAKHSAVYGVGYIISRFMAFLLLPLYTHFLTREEMGVTTIMFTYLAIFTILYTYGLNSAFLRFYIMEETEPGKKRIFSTAFLTLLASSFCFSLVLYLAANPVATLLFSAESRATGVPVDTVVRYGAMILFCDSLAILPFLVLRAEERSGRFVLFKSFNVLVNILLNVVLVAKMGRKVEGIFLANVLSSAFTLAVLMPLVVSRMRLTFSRSDLRDLLAFGLPYMPSTLSVVILDTIDRPLLERLAGVDVAGLYGAGARIAIVMNLLVSAFSFAWHPFFLSTVKEENAKEIFSKVLTYVMVVCLGVFLLVSLFIDHLLRVKIRGITLFGKEFWECTTVVPVLMLAYIPYAAHVNFLIGIYLEKRTGYLPLSTGLGMAANLAANFLLIPLMGMMGAAWARVIAYTVMAAVLYPIGQHLYPVSYEFGRVAKLGAVVAVIFLAGTRVHVPWGFAFHLVLMALFPVLLKVVGFFDPREVAKVRSLFGGAGRGAPGVGEPVG, encoded by the coding sequence ATGGTCTTCGCTAGCATCAAACGATTGGCAAAGCATTCGGCAGTCTACGGAGTGGGCTACATCATCTCGAGGTTTATGGCCTTTCTCCTCTTGCCCCTGTACACGCATTTCCTCACGCGGGAGGAAATGGGTGTCACTACCATCATGTTCACCTACCTTGCCATCTTCACGATCCTCTACACCTACGGGCTGAACTCGGCTTTCTTGCGTTTCTACATCATGGAGGAGACCGAGCCGGGCAAGAAGCGGATTTTCTCCACCGCTTTTCTGACCCTGCTGGCGAGCAGTTTTTGCTTCTCTTTGGTTCTCTACCTTGCGGCCAATCCCGTGGCAACGCTGCTCTTTAGTGCTGAGTCAAGAGCCACCGGCGTGCCGGTGGACACGGTGGTCCGCTACGGGGCAATGATTCTTTTTTGCGACTCGTTGGCCATTTTGCCTTTCCTCGTGCTCCGGGCTGAGGAACGCTCCGGGCGCTTTGTGCTTTTCAAGTCATTCAATGTCCTGGTGAACATCCTTCTCAATGTGGTGTTGGTTGCCAAGATGGGCCGCAAGGTGGAGGGGATCTTCTTAGCCAATGTCCTTTCCTCTGCGTTCACCTTGGCAGTGCTCATGCCTTTAGTGGTGAGCAGGATGCGGCTCACTTTTTCGCGCAGTGACCTGCGGGACTTGTTGGCCTTTGGCCTGCCCTACATGCCGTCCACGCTCTCGGTGGTGATTTTGGACACCATCGACCGGCCCCTGCTTGAGCGTCTGGCCGGCGTGGACGTAGCCGGCCTCTATGGCGCAGGGGCGCGCATCGCTATTGTCATGAACCTGCTGGTTTCCGCGTTCAGCTTTGCCTGGCACCCCTTCTTTCTGTCCACGGTCAAGGAGGAGAACGCCAAGGAGATTTTCTCCAAGGTACTGACCTACGTGATGGTGGTGTGCCTGGGCGTCTTCCTGCTTGTGTCCCTTTTCATCGATCATCTGCTGCGCGTCAAGATCAGGGGCATTACGCTTTTCGGCAAGGAGTTCTGGGAGTGCACCACGGTAGTCCCGGTTCTGATGCTCGCCTACATCCCGTATGCCGCGCACGTTAACTTTCTCATCGGCATCTACCTTGAGAAAAGGACGGGTTACCTGCCGCTGTCAACAGGCTTGGGGATGGCGGCCAATCTTGCGGCTAACTTCCTGCTCATCCCGCTGATGGGCATGATGGGTGCCGCTTGGGCGCGGGTCATTGCCTACACGGTCATGGCGGCGGTGCTCTACCCGATTGGCCAACATCTCTACCCTGTGTCGTACGAGTTTGGCAGAGTCGCTAAGCTGGGCGCGGTGGTTGCCGTCATCTTTCTTGCCGGCACGCGGGTTCATGTGCCCTGGGGATTTGCCTTCCACCTGGTGCTCATGGCATTGTTCCCCGTGCTGCTGAAGGTAGTTGGCTTTTTCGACCCGCGGGAAGTGGCCAAGGTTCGTTCCCTTTTTGGAGGCGCAGGTCGTGGCGCGCCTGGTGTTGGTGAACCAGTGGGTTGA
- a CDS encoding nucleoside 2-deoxyribosyltransferase — protein MRIYFSGSIAGGRNDLATYVAIVAHLKAQGHQVLTEHVANPGVLDLERTISPQEIFQRDMAWLRECDAVVAEVSNPSLGVGYEICQATHLGKPILCLHRAGLFISRIIVGNTCPGLQVRAYLDQRQLLAEVDKFLEMVEARGSG, from the coding sequence ATGCGCATCTACTTCTCCGGCTCAATCGCTGGCGGGCGAAATGACTTGGCAACCTATGTGGCCATCGTCGCGCACCTCAAGGCGCAAGGCCACCAGGTGCTGACCGAACACGTGGCCAACCCTGGGGTTCTCGACCTGGAGAGGACGATTTCGCCCCAGGAGATTTTTCAGCGCGACATGGCCTGGTTGCGGGAGTGCGACGCCGTGGTGGCGGAGGTTTCCAATCCGTCGCTGGGCGTGGGCTATGAGATCTGCCAGGCGACGCATCTCGGCAAGCCGATTCTGTGTCTGCACCGGGCGGGGCTGTTCATCTCGCGCATCATCGTGGGCAACACATGCCCAGGCCTGCAGGTCCGGGCATACCTGGACCAACGTCAGCTCCTCGCCGAGGTGGACAAGTTTCTGGAGATGGTGGAAGCCAGAGGAAGCGGCTGA
- a CDS encoding tetratricopeptide repeat protein, with amino-acid sequence MKKAGKVASVLVLLWTVALGVAQAQQEVRIVFATQVDGVADTARLAFAHSFFAQVRERIGSVRGLALLNPWEGREGLASTFDRRRGRFSPPLADSLALECAIAAVLDFRITFRDSLLRYDCAAVELGSGITVGREVGDLALADGYKGSLEPLDEALARLSARLLSEGTPCGYPFAEEEVGLLFLVSDSTNHWHALAEATESRLAELGLENARLKTVRQGDPWLEQEAARAAQLVRSHLAIDCSQAAGPVLLATTPPAVSAAKVRIPLLPATGPCVRVQLENGGESAAGEGAALFAVRALYAAGRHAEAVALATAWLKAPSGPAAGRLWLQLVRAQANHALVRSGNVRGERAAQALDDYAACLAVSNTADDSLAVPYLLFNIADLHRLRGEVDKAVAECGQAASGFAAQNAWREEILAYKAREELHRSQGAWSAARAMCNRVVAIAQGTGDALTMGEACESLGMLLEVEGQADSALQAYRRGLEVYRLVGNPYGVAELEGRIGAAFRRVGEADSARCHFARQIALAQELRSEPLLAKGHFHLGLLLRADNRLDSALVHFQASLEQMRLMGDMPGMARALNNLGSIYHEQGDSARAARFYGESLRAAEELGDNVLTTRVLLNLGDLCRDGQNFAQAAEGYNRALNSAKSNGDVHGEALSLFALGLLRLKSGKISDGYALLERAVRLGESVEPQEFAPQREFLRRLRQIISGEP; translated from the coding sequence ATGAAGAAAGCAGGCAAGGTTGCGTCAGTTCTGGTGTTGCTTTGGACGGTTGCCTTGGGTGTTGCCCAGGCGCAACAAGAGGTGAGAATAGTTTTTGCCACCCAGGTTGATGGCGTAGCCGACACCGCTCGGCTTGCCTTCGCCCACAGCTTTTTTGCGCAGGTGCGGGAGCGAATCGGCTCCGTGCGTGGTCTGGCGCTCCTCAACCCCTGGGAGGGGCGTGAGGGTTTGGCGTCCACATTTGACCGGCGACGCGGCAGGTTCTCGCCTCCTTTAGCAGACTCCTTGGCCCTCGAGTGCGCCATCGCGGCGGTGCTCGATTTCAGAATCACGTTCCGCGACAGCCTGCTGCGCTACGACTGCGCTGCCGTGGAACTGGGCTCAGGCATCACCGTCGGCCGAGAAGTCGGCGACCTGGCCCTCGCCGATGGCTACAAAGGTAGCCTCGAGCCGTTGGACGAGGCACTGGCCAGACTGAGCGCGCGCCTGCTTAGCGAGGGTACCCCCTGTGGCTACCCGTTCGCCGAGGAAGAAGTGGGTCTGCTATTCCTCGTCTCCGACTCTACCAACCACTGGCACGCGCTCGCCGAAGCGACGGAGAGCCGCTTGGCGGAGTTGGGCCTGGAGAACGCCAGACTGAAGACCGTGCGGCAGGGCGACCCCTGGCTCGAGCAGGAAGCAGCGCGCGCAGCCCAGCTCGTGCGCTCACACCTGGCGATCGATTGCTCGCAAGCCGCCGGCCCAGTGCTGCTGGCAACCACCCCGCCTGCAGTGAGCGCCGCCAAGGTACGCATTCCCTTGCTGCCGGCGACTGGACCGTGCGTGCGGGTGCAGCTGGAGAACGGGGGAGAGTCCGCGGCGGGCGAGGGAGCAGCCCTCTTCGCCGTGCGGGCACTGTACGCTGCAGGACGCCACGCGGAGGCGGTTGCTCTGGCCACCGCCTGGCTGAAAGCGCCGTCCGGCCCGGCTGCTGGGCGCCTGTGGCTGCAATTGGTGCGGGCGCAGGCCAATCACGCCCTGGTGCGGTCGGGCAACGTCCGGGGCGAGCGCGCCGCCCAGGCTTTAGACGACTATGCCGCGTGTCTGGCAGTGAGCAACACCGCCGACGATTCCCTTGCCGTGCCGTACCTGCTGTTCAACATTGCCGACTTGCACCGGCTCCGCGGAGAGGTTGACAAGGCTGTGGCGGAGTGTGGGCAGGCGGCATCGGGCTTTGCCGCGCAGAATGCCTGGCGAGAGGAAATCCTGGCATACAAGGCACGTGAAGAGCTGCACAGGTCGCAGGGAGCATGGTCGGCGGCGCGGGCCATGTGCAACCGGGTCGTCGCCATCGCCCAAGGCACAGGCGATGCACTCACCATGGGCGAGGCATGCGAAAGCTTGGGCATGCTCCTCGAAGTGGAAGGGCAGGCCGATAGTGCGCTGCAGGCCTACCGCCGGGGATTGGAAGTCTATCGTCTGGTGGGCAATCCTTACGGCGTCGCAGAGCTCGAGGGGAGGATTGGCGCCGCATTTCGACGTGTGGGCGAGGCAGACTCTGCACGCTGCCACTTTGCACGGCAGATTGCTCTGGCCCAGGAGTTGCGCAGCGAGCCGTTGTTGGCCAAAGGCCACTTCCACCTCGGCCTCCTCCTGCGCGCCGACAACCGTCTGGACTCGGCGCTTGTGCACTTCCAGGCCAGTTTGGAGCAGATGCGCCTGATGGGCGACATGCCCGGCATGGCGCGGGCGTTGAACAACCTCGGCTCGATCTACCATGAGCAGGGGGATAGTGCTCGTGCCGCGCGTTTCTACGGCGAGAGCCTGCGGGCCGCAGAGGAGCTGGGGGACAATGTCCTGACCACCCGCGTGCTTCTCAACCTTGGTGACTTGTGTCGCGACGGCCAAAACTTCGCCCAGGCGGCAGAGGGGTACAACCGGGCGCTCAATTCGGCAAAGAGCAACGGCGACGTGCATGGCGAGGCCCTCTCGCTCTTTGCTCTCGGCTTGCTGCGCCTGAAGTCAGGGAAGATCAGCGACGGTTACGCCTTGCTGGAGCGAGCCGTGCGCCTGGGCGAGTCCGTGGAACCCCAGGAATTTGCGCCGCAACGAGAGTTTCTTCGCCGCCTCCGCCAAATCATCAGCGGGGAGCCTTAG
- a CDS encoding acyltransferase: MRVAFVQMDCLFGRREENLAKAEALISAHEADLFVLPELFSSGYLFRSRQEVVAAAEQVPSGPTVRMLATLAARKRCHIVAGVAEAAADKVYNSAVLVGPQGVVALYRKTHLFSEEALWFAPGDTGFVAADIGQARLGLMICFDWIFPEAARTLALKGADILCHPSNLVFPYCQKAMTTRALENGVYAITANRIGVEERDGVRLRFTGGSQVVDPRGQLLLAADDIAETVGVVDIDPNAARDKLLTPRNDLLADRRPELYELGGRAHGLR; encoded by the coding sequence ATGCGGGTGGCTTTCGTGCAGATGGATTGCCTCTTCGGCCGGCGAGAGGAGAACCTCGCCAAAGCTGAAGCGCTCATCTCCGCGCACGAGGCGGACCTTTTTGTCCTGCCGGAGCTCTTTTCCTCTGGCTATCTCTTTCGCAGCCGCCAGGAGGTGGTTGCCGCCGCCGAGCAGGTTCCCTCTGGGCCTACGGTTCGCATGCTGGCGACGCTGGCGGCACGCAAGCGGTGCCACATCGTGGCAGGAGTGGCAGAAGCGGCAGCGGACAAAGTTTACAATTCCGCGGTTCTGGTGGGGCCACAGGGGGTTGTTGCTCTGTACCGCAAGACTCATCTCTTTTCTGAAGAGGCTTTGTGGTTTGCGCCCGGCGATACCGGTTTCGTCGCCGCCGACATCGGCCAGGCGCGCCTCGGGCTGATGATCTGCTTCGACTGGATCTTTCCGGAGGCGGCAAGGACCCTTGCCCTCAAAGGGGCGGACATCCTCTGCCATCCCTCAAACCTGGTCTTCCCGTACTGCCAGAAGGCGATGACCACGAGGGCGCTGGAGAATGGGGTCTATGCCATCACCGCCAACCGCATCGGCGTGGAGGAGCGCGACGGCGTGCGCCTCCGGTTCACGGGCGGCAGTCAGGTTGTTGACCCGCGCGGCCAGCTGCTCCTCGCCGCCGATGACATCGCAGAAACGGTGGGGGTCGTTGACATCGACCCGAACGCAGCACGGGACAAGCTGCTCACCCCCAGAAACGACCTCCTCGCCGACCGGCGCCCCGAACTCTACGAACTGGGCGGACGTGCACATGGTCTTCGCTAG